A DNA window from Aspergillus nidulans FGSC A4 chromosome V contains the following coding sequences:
- a CDS encoding zinc-binding alcohol dehydrogenase family protein (transcript_id=CADANIAT00003850): MAPPTATALVTRGGKLSRETIPVPTPGEHQVLVKISHVAQNPTDIQSLDADAFGDDAVLGCDFVGTIELTGDKVSRVKVGTVIAGLIWGGEIKGLGGYSEYTLADERICFPLPEGITPEQAATVPLAACTALLALFSKDCLSIPQKSGETVLIWGGSSSVGLYAIQIAKHYGLNVITTCSARHHDLVRSLGATVALDYRDARVVESIKAAANCSLRYVFDTIGNSSSSGTASQAISEQGGSLCTVRPGKAFTENVTKQTKVTDVLVWTAFLKEHKYKEFYWPPHKEDHELSAKFFDALPKLLSTGAIKPNNPKLFEGLESVTKGFQEYRDGVISNYKIVYKV; encoded by the exons ATGGCTCCTCCTACCGCTACAGCTCTTGTGACCAGGGGTGGCAAGCTGTCCAGAGAAACCATTCCTGTGCCGACTCCGGGCGAGCACCAGGTACTGGTGAAGATTTCCCATGTAGCTCAGAATCCAACGGATA TTCAATCCCTCGACGCTGATGCCTTTGGCGACGATGCGGTGCTTGGTTGTGATTTTGTCGGTACTATCGAGCTGACGGGTGACAAAGTGAGCAGAGTCAAGGTTGGCACCGTGATTGCCGGTCTAATCTGGGGAG GTGAAATTAAGGGGTTGGGTGGCTATAGCGAGTACACCCTCGCAGATGAGCGTATTTGCTTCCCTTTGCCCGAAGGCATCACGCCCGAACAGGCGGCAACAGTACCCCTGGCCGCGTGCACAGCACTACTCGCTCTATTTTCCAAGGATTGCCTTAGCATCCCTCAGAAGTCTGGAGAAACAGTCCTTATTTGGGGTGGAAGCT CGAGCGTTGGGCTTTATGCAATCCAGATTGCCAAGCACTACGGTCTCAACGTTATTACGACCTGCAGTGCCCGGCATCACGATTTGGTCAGGTCCCTTGGTGCCACTGTCGCTCTCGACTACCGCGACGCAAGAGTAGTGGAGAGCATCAAGGCTGCTGCAAACTGCAGTCTGAGGTACGTCTTTGACACTATCGGCAACAGCTCGTCTTCCGGTACTGCATCGCAGGCAATCTCTGAGCAAGGCGGTAGCCTGTGCACTGTTCGTCCGGGCAAGGCTTTTACCGAGAATGTGACCAAGCAGACTAAGGTGACGGATGTTCTCGTCTGGACGGCGTTCCTAAAGGAGCATAAATACAAGGAGTTCTACTGGCCC CCACACAAGGAAGATCACGAGCTGTCCGCCAAATTTTTTGATGCACTGCCGAAGTTGCTCTCCACCGGAGCCATCAAGCCGAATAACCCGAAGCTTTTCGAGGGGCTCGAGTCTGTGACAAAGGGATTCCAGGAGTACCGTGACGGGGTTATCTCCAACTATAAGATAGTGTACAAGGTCTAA
- a CDS encoding uncharacterized protein (transcript_id=CADANIAT00003852) produces MKFLAILSAVVFAAFAVAGPVHANDQDESKMGKRDRWDVDRIKRLLCDMNGTAVSATFHRRKDRRFESRIVFY; encoded by the exons ATGAAGTTCCTCGCTATCCTATCTGCGGTTGTCTTCGCTGCCTTTGCGGTGGCAGGACCTGTGCACGCCAATGATCAAGATGAAAGCAAAATGGGAAAAAGAGAC AGATGGGATGTGGACAGGAT TAAACGCCTCCTGTGTGATATGAACGGTACTGCGGTGTCAGCAACATTTCATCGGCGTAAGGACCGACGGTTCGAAAGTAGGATCGTCTTCTACTAA
- a CDS encoding uncharacterized protein (transcript_id=CADANIAT00003851) yields MLAHGAPVLSQAPVIFTLTSLFLNWRALLNIPSHPLQTLKTTLSCPIPRHNIATTFDQTGPRGSLKRYPNIGLTSSVSLALPNHTSTIWNRMGCQTKTTVPILIALLQDRRTVVPLSSQLSSVKHQARISLV; encoded by the coding sequence ATGCTCGCCCATGGTGCTCCAGTGTTGAGCCAGGCCCCTGTTATCTTTACACTCAcgtccctgttcctgaattGGAGAGCTCTGCTGAACATTCCATCGCATCCACTCCAGACTCTGAAGACGACGCTGAGCTGTCCGATCCCAAGGCACAACATCGCTACAACCTTCGATCAAACAGGCCCACGAGGTTCCCTCAAAAGGTACCCCAATATCGGGTTGACAAGCTCCGTTTCCCTCGCTTTGCCAAATCATACAAGCACCATCTGGAATCGGATGGGTTGCCAGACCAAAACTACTGTCCCCATTCTCATAGCCCTTCTCCAGGACCGTCGGACCGTAGTCCCTCTGTCGTCTCAACTCAGCTCAGTGAAGCATCAAGCTCGGATCTCTTTGGTTTAG